A genome region from Meriones unguiculatus strain TT.TT164.6M chromosome 19, Bangor_MerUng_6.1, whole genome shotgun sequence includes the following:
- the Omd gene encoding osteomodulin, producing MGFLSPIYVLFFFFGVRVYCQYEVYQWGEDYDQEPNEDYEPEFQFHQNIEYGVPFYPNVLGCAKECFCPTNFPTSMYCDNRKLKTIPNIPMHIQQLYLQFNDIEAVTANTFINATHLKEINLSHNKIKSQKIDYGVFAKLSDLQQLHLEHNNLEEFPFPLPKSLERLLLGYNEISTLQTNAIDGLVNLTMLDLCYNHLSDLMLKENNLFKMEKLMQLNLCNNRLESMPPALPSSLMYLSLENNSISSIPENYFDKLPKLHALRISHNKLKDIPYNIFNLSNLIELNLGHNKLKQAFYIPRNLEHLYLQNNEIENINVTMMCPSIDPLHHRHLTYLRVDQNKLKEPISSYIFFCFPHIHSIYYGEQRSTNGETIELKTQVFRSYQDEEEEEDHDGQDNTPEGQEIMDEHFNTHYYEMQEWQETI from the exons atgggCTTTTTAAGTCCAATATatgtccttttcttcttctttggagtTAGAGTATATTGCCAATATGAAGTTTACCAATGGGGTGAAGATTATGACCAAGAGCCAAATGAGGATTATGAGCCAGAATTCCAATTTCATCAAAATATTGAATATGGAGTTCCCTTTTATCCAAATGTTTTAGGCTGTGCTAAGGAATGCTTCTGTCCAACTAACTTTCCAACATCAATGTACTGTGATAATCGTAAACTCAAGACTATCCCAAATATTCCAATGCACATTCAGCAACTCTACCTTCAGTTCAATGACATTGAGGCTGTGACTGCAAATACATTTATTAATGCAACTCATCTTAAAGAAATTAACCTCAGCCACAACAAAATTAAATCTCAAAAGATTGATTATGGTGTGTTTGCTAAACTTTCAGATCTACAACAACTTCATCTAGAGCACAACAACTTAGAAGaatttccatttcctcttccaaagtctctggaaagactccttCTTGGTTATAATGAAATCTCTACACTTCAAACAAATGCCATAGATGGGCTGGTAAACTTGACTATGCTTGATCTCTGCTACAATCACCTTTCTGATTTGATGTTAAAGGAAAACAACCTTTTCAAAATGGAAAAGTTAATGCAGCTCAACCTATGTAATAACAGATTAGAATCAATGCCCCCTGCACTGCCTTCTTCACTTATGTATCTATCTTTGGAAAATAATTCAATTTCATCTATACCAGAGAATTATTTTGACAAACTTCCAAAACTTCATGCTCTAAGAATATCACACAACAAGCTGAAAGACATCCCATATAATATCTTTAATCTTTCCAATCTTATAGAACTCAACCTTGGACACAATAAATTGAAGCAAGCATTCTACATTCCAAGAAATCTGGAACATCTATACCtacaaaataatgaaatagaaA atatcAATGTGACAATGATGTGTCCTTCTATTGATCCACTACACCATCGCCATTTAACATACCTTCGGGTGGACCAAAATAAGCTGAAAGAACCAATAAGTTCATAtatcttcttctgcttccctcATATCCACAGTATTTACTATGGTGAACAAAGGAGCACTAATGGTGAAACAATAGAACTGAAGACCCAAGTTTTCAGGAGCTAtcaagatgaggaagaagaagaagatcatGATGGTCAGGACAACACTCCTGAGGGTCAAGAAATAATGGATGAGCATTTCAATACTCATTACTATGAAATGCAAGAATGGCAAGAAACTATATAG